Proteins encoded together in one Aeromonas encheleia window:
- the fliL gene encoding flagellar basal body-associated protein FliL, translated as MADDNELTLKDPAAAKKKKLIMVVALAVIVLGAGGAGTWFMLAGGDKPAADAAEIAKAEASAPQPSLYVGMPRPFVFNVAGGQRDRLVQIKIQLMVRGAADETLAKQNIPLIEGTLLRVFSAATAEQLMTFEGKEKLRQDSLEECRRVLNDLVSSPVIEQVLFTGFVMQ; from the coding sequence ATGGCAGACGATAACGAACTGACGCTGAAGGACCCGGCGGCAGCCAAGAAAAAGAAGCTGATCATGGTAGTCGCCCTGGCCGTCATCGTGCTGGGGGCTGGCGGGGCCGGCACCTGGTTCATGCTGGCCGGCGGTGACAAACCGGCGGCCGACGCGGCCGAGATCGCCAAGGCCGAGGCCAGCGCGCCGCAGCCTTCGCTCTACGTGGGCATGCCGCGCCCCTTCGTGTTCAACGTGGCGGGCGGCCAGCGGGATCGGCTGGTACAGATCAAGATCCAGCTGATGGTGCGGGGTGCCGCCGACGAGACCCTGGCCAAACAGAATATTCCCCTGATCGAAGGGACACTGCTGCGCGTCTTCAGCGCGGCCACCGCCGAGCAGCTGATGACCTTCGAGGGCAAGGAGAAGCTGCGCCAGGATTCACTGGAAGAGTGTCGCCGGGTGCTCAATGACCTGGTCTCTTCCCCCGTAATAGAACAAGTGCTGTTTACCGGCTTTGTCATGCAATGA
- the arsC gene encoding glutaredoxin-dependent arsenate reductase: MSAITIYHNPECGTSRNTLELIRNSGVEPSVIHYLETPPSRDQLVVLIAAMGMPVRDLLRKNVPPYEALALAEDRFSDDELIDAMLAHPILINRPIVVTPLGTKLCRPSELVLDILPDQQKGAFAKEDGEQVVDASGKRLR; encoded by the coding sequence ATGAGTGCAATCACCATCTATCACAACCCGGAATGTGGTACCTCCCGCAACACCCTCGAGCTTATTCGCAACAGCGGCGTCGAGCCCTCCGTGATCCACTATCTGGAGACCCCCCCCTCCCGCGACCAACTGGTGGTGCTGATCGCCGCCATGGGGATGCCGGTGCGCGATCTGCTGCGCAAGAACGTGCCCCCCTACGAGGCGCTCGCTCTGGCGGAAGATCGCTTCAGCGATGATGAACTGATCGATGCCATGCTGGCCCACCCTATCCTGATCAACCGCCCCATAGTCGTGACACCGCTTGGCACCAAACTGTGCCGCCCGTCGGAACTGGTGCTCGATATTTTGCCCGATCAGCAAAAAGGGGCCTTCGCCAAGGAGGATGGTGAGCAAGTGGTGGATGCGAGCGGCAAGCGTCTGCGCTGA
- the fliH gene encoding flagellar assembly protein FliH, with protein sequence MNNNKQRGYVRPETDESQVQTWGWPEMEVISEVERNALGLSPDWYRQEQEAEAPAPEPEEEPTPSITAEELEAIRQAAWEEGMADGREAGFAKGLEEGKLEGLQQGHQAGLEQGREEGLAMGREQVEQQIAHWQTLADRLANPLSEQDQAVEQQLIALVQQLARALIRHEAETSPRLLLEALKQGLALLPAAEQGVTLLLHPDDVARVEQAFGVEECAKRGWRLQSDPTLSPGDLQLATSLSSIDLALSGRIDQLLRNFLRDNAD encoded by the coding sequence ATGAATAACAACAAGCAACGGGGTTACGTCAGACCCGAGACGGACGAGAGCCAGGTGCAGACCTGGGGCTGGCCCGAGATGGAGGTGATCTCCGAGGTCGAGCGCAATGCCCTGGGGCTCAGCCCGGATTGGTACCGGCAGGAGCAGGAGGCCGAGGCCCCCGCCCCCGAGCCGGAGGAGGAGCCAACCCCCAGCATCACGGCGGAAGAGCTGGAGGCGATCCGCCAGGCTGCCTGGGAAGAGGGCATGGCCGATGGCCGGGAGGCCGGTTTTGCCAAGGGGCTGGAGGAGGGCAAGCTGGAAGGCTTGCAGCAAGGCCATCAGGCTGGCCTGGAGCAGGGCAGGGAGGAGGGGCTGGCCATGGGGCGCGAGCAGGTGGAGCAGCAGATTGCCCACTGGCAGACGCTGGCCGATCGCCTCGCCAACCCGCTTAGCGAGCAGGATCAGGCGGTGGAGCAACAGCTCATCGCCCTGGTGCAGCAGCTGGCCCGCGCCCTCATCCGCCACGAGGCCGAGACCTCCCCCCGGCTGCTGCTGGAGGCGCTCAAGCAGGGGCTGGCCCTGCTGCCCGCCGCCGAGCAGGGCGTCACCCTGCTGCTGCACCCGGACGATGTGGCCAGGGTCGAGCAGGCGTTCGGGGTGGAGGAGTGCGCCAAGCGCGGCTGGCGGTTGCAGAGCGACCCCACCCTCTCCCCCGGCGATCTGCAACTGGCTACCAGTCTCTCCAGCATCGATCTGGCCTTGTCGGGGCGCATCGATCAGCTGCTGCGCAATTTCCTGCGCGACAATGCCGACTAA
- the fliI gene encoding flagellar protein export ATPase FliI, with amino-acid sequence MTASLLKRLQGYRVRDLAPIPPVAGKLTRVVGLTLEAIGCRAAIGALCRIDTQDGVLEAEVVGFSGDRLFLMPSEQLKGVIPGARVVPITEDHGIPVGMNLLGRVIDGIGQPLDGLGPIIASQTVQFAQHRINPLSRRPIHKPMDVGVRAINAVLTVGQGQRMGLFAGSGVGKSVLLGMMTRGSVADVVVVGLIGERGREVKEFIEEILGAEGRERAVVVAAPADASPLMRLKGCETALAIAEYFRDQGLNVLLLMDSLTRYAQAQREIALAVGEPPATKGYPPSVFAKLPALVERAGNGSDGQGSITAFFTVLTEGDDLQDPIADAARAILDGHIVLARELADAGHYPAIDIEKSISRVMPMVTSPEHMELARTFKQFYSLYQQNRDLITIGAYSQGSDPRIDRAIIQKPYLDQFLQQKMREVVPYDEGLQSLHMVAMPLMR; translated from the coding sequence ATGACAGCGTCCTTGCTCAAACGGCTGCAAGGCTACCGGGTGCGTGATCTGGCCCCCATACCCCCGGTGGCGGGCAAGCTGACCCGGGTGGTGGGGCTGACGCTGGAGGCCATCGGCTGCCGCGCCGCCATCGGTGCCCTCTGCCGCATCGACACCCAGGATGGCGTGCTGGAGGCCGAGGTGGTGGGCTTCTCCGGCGATCGGCTGTTCCTGATGCCGAGCGAGCAGCTCAAGGGGGTCATCCCCGGCGCCCGGGTGGTGCCCATCACCGAGGACCACGGCATCCCGGTGGGCATGAACCTGCTCGGCCGGGTCATCGACGGCATAGGCCAGCCCCTTGACGGGCTCGGCCCCATCATCGCCTCCCAGACGGTGCAGTTTGCCCAGCATCGCATCAACCCGCTCTCCCGCCGCCCTATCCATAAGCCGATGGACGTCGGGGTGCGCGCCATCAACGCCGTGCTCACCGTGGGCCAGGGCCAGCGCATGGGGCTGTTCGCCGGCTCCGGCGTGGGCAAGTCAGTGCTGCTCGGCATGATGACCCGCGGCTCGGTGGCGGACGTGGTGGTGGTCGGCCTCATCGGCGAGCGGGGCCGGGAGGTGAAGGAGTTCATCGAGGAGATCCTGGGGGCCGAGGGGCGCGAGCGCGCCGTGGTGGTGGCCGCCCCGGCCGATGCCTCGCCGCTGATGCGCCTCAAGGGCTGCGAGACGGCGCTGGCCATCGCCGAGTATTTCCGCGATCAGGGGCTCAACGTGCTGCTGCTGATGGATTCGCTCACCCGCTACGCCCAGGCCCAGCGCGAGATCGCCCTGGCGGTGGGGGAGCCGCCGGCCACCAAGGGCTACCCGCCCTCGGTGTTTGCCAAATTGCCGGCGCTGGTGGAGCGGGCCGGCAACGGCAGCGACGGCCAGGGCTCCATCACCGCCTTCTTCACCGTGCTGACGGAGGGGGACGATCTGCAGGATCCCATCGCCGATGCGGCGCGGGCCATCCTCGACGGCCACATAGTGCTGGCGCGGGAGCTGGCGGATGCGGGCCACTATCCGGCCATCGACATCGAGAAGTCCATCAGCCGGGTCATGCCCATGGTGACCTCCCCCGAGCACATGGAGCTGGCGCGCACCTTCAAGCAGTTTTACTCCCTCTATCAGCAGAACCGGGATCTCATCACCATAGGCGCCTACAGCCAGGGCTCGGATCCCCGCATCGACAGGGCCATCATCCAGAAACCCTATCTGGATCAGTTCTTGCAGCAGAAAATGCGCGAGGTGGTTCCCTACGACGAAGGCCTGCAATCCCTGCACATGGTGGCCATGCCACTGATGCGCTGA
- a CDS encoding flagellar hook-length control protein FliK, protein MIQTQLIKATATQTTPADARLPLGTGEGAGLPSLDEAKAAFADAMAKAQRTEISPSASQGGDGESLLPEVDAKSLASSLDESQAGHDKPVKGEAAEAELPPADFLQQLQASLRQDAGLSTPPVVASGQTEPSVEPSVQGSLSVEASAQSNLPVAPSVEASAQGTLPVAPSAQTSLPVVASAPAVPAPTDGNSLPPESQSASRLEAGKPAGVNALPATAQPSEVLIGGTLNAEAGEGADAISDVISTAGTARVAGLPEEDTPATDPQHTDKGDKPALEEVAEQPPLSARERAALLAKVLPQAPQVATEPVPEGGEPTPVGKAEQPASPEPAAKVAHTAQTAHSGPSAQGSAARAFGEGQIRMDIATGTEPTASAEDGAKPAPGAEAQELKPAQAAKADAGAAVASNAAPQLATPATEPVLTAPQQILASHEPQGPQASLASLSAGIQQMEAEPAVAVKVAAELKQPDMKQKPGELGKHGGLEVGATEQSEASPSAQSAQQASQIAEHRPAAEVAARRDAQSLPHLRLATPEAPAQLHQKVNLMLADKLQQAEIQLDPLGLGKMKIQIQIDASNQANVHFVVQHGQTREMLEQAMPRLRDMLAGQGIQLGQTLVQQQPQQQQSQGQSPFSGQGQQGQSGGGTLGGREPAEGEVTTRTMSLLVESANEAGIDFYA, encoded by the coding sequence ATGATACAGACCCAGTTGATCAAGGCCACCGCCACTCAGACCACGCCAGCCGACGCTCGTCTGCCCCTCGGCACGGGCGAAGGCGCAGGGTTGCCCTCGCTGGACGAGGCCAAGGCAGCCTTTGCCGACGCCATGGCCAAGGCGCAGCGCACCGAGATCAGCCCCTCTGCCAGTCAAGGGGGTGACGGGGAGAGCCTGCTGCCGGAGGTGGATGCCAAATCTTTGGCGAGCTCGCTGGACGAGTCCCAGGCCGGCCATGACAAGCCCGTCAAGGGCGAGGCCGCCGAGGCCGAGCTCCCCCCCGCCGATTTCTTGCAGCAGTTGCAGGCCTCCCTCAGGCAGGATGCCGGCCTGTCCACGCCCCCCGTCGTGGCCTCTGGCCAGACCGAACCCTCGGTCGAGCCGTCTGTGCAAGGCAGTCTCTCGGTCGAGGCGTCGGCGCAAAGCAATCTTCCGGTCGCTCCTTCGGTCGAGGCGTCGGCACAAGGCACTCTCCCGGTCGCCCCTTCGGCCCAGACCTCTCTCCCCGTCGTCGCCTCGGCGCCTGCCGTGCCAGCTCCCACGGACGGCAACAGTTTGCCGCCCGAGTCGCAGTCAGCCAGCCGGCTCGAGGCTGGCAAGCCCGCTGGGGTGAATGCCCTGCCAGCGACCGCGCAGCCGAGCGAGGTCCTGATAGGGGGAACTCTGAACGCTGAGGCAGGGGAGGGCGCCGATGCCATCTCCGACGTTATCTCCACCGCAGGCACCGCCCGGGTCGCCGGTTTGCCAGAGGAAGATACGCCGGCCACAGACCCCCAGCACACGGACAAGGGCGACAAGCCGGCGCTGGAAGAGGTGGCGGAGCAACCGCCACTGTCCGCAAGGGAGCGGGCCGCACTGCTGGCCAAGGTCTTGCCGCAGGCGCCCCAGGTGGCGACCGAGCCGGTGCCTGAGGGTGGCGAGCCGACCCCGGTGGGCAAGGCCGAGCAGCCGGCCTCTCCTGAGCCGGCCGCGAAGGTGGCTCACACAGCACAAACCGCCCACAGCGGGCCATCGGCGCAAGGGAGTGCGGCCAGGGCCTTCGGTGAGGGGCAGATCAGAATGGATATTGCCACGGGGACCGAGCCCACAGCTTCCGCCGAGGATGGCGCCAAGCCCGCTCCGGGGGCCGAGGCACAGGAGCTAAAACCGGCCCAGGCGGCCAAGGCCGATGCGGGCGCCGCCGTGGCGAGCAACGCCGCACCCCAGCTCGCCACCCCGGCCACCGAGCCGGTGCTGACGGCGCCACAACAGATACTGGCGAGCCACGAGCCGCAGGGACCGCAAGCCTCGCTGGCGTCCCTGTCGGCCGGCATTCAGCAGATGGAGGCCGAGCCCGCGGTGGCGGTCAAGGTGGCCGCCGAGCTGAAGCAACCCGATATGAAGCAAAAGCCGGGGGAACTCGGCAAGCATGGCGGGCTGGAGGTCGGTGCGACCGAGCAGAGCGAGGCGAGCCCGTCCGCGCAATCAGCTCAGCAGGCCAGCCAGATCGCCGAGCACAGGCCCGCGGCCGAGGTGGCCGCCAGACGGGACGCTCAGAGCCTGCCGCACCTGCGGCTGGCCACCCCGGAGGCGCCGGCCCAGTTGCACCAGAAGGTGAACCTGATGCTGGCGGACAAGCTGCAGCAGGCGGAGATCCAGCTCGATCCCCTCGGCCTCGGCAAGATGAAGATCCAGATCCAGATTGACGCCTCCAACCAGGCCAACGTCCACTTCGTGGTGCAGCATGGCCAGACCCGGGAGATGCTGGAGCAGGCCATGCCCAGGCTGCGCGACATGCTGGCGGGGCAGGGGATCCAGCTCGGCCAGACCTTAGTTCAACAACAGCCGCAGCAACAGCAGTCCCAGGGGCAATCCCCCTTCAGCGGTCAGGGCCAGCAGGGCCAATCCGGGGGCGGCACCTTGGGTGGCCGTGAGCCCGCCGAAGGGGAGGTCACCACCAGAACCATGAGTCTGCTGGTGGAATCGGCAAACGAAGCCGGAATTGATTTCTATGCTTGA
- the fliM gene encoding flagellar motor switch protein FliM, which yields MSDLLSQDEIDALLHGVDDVEEEELGAAGDPGIAQFDFSSQDRIVRGRMPTLELVNERFARHMRISLFNMMRRTAEVSINGVQMLKFGEYVHTLFVPTSLNMVRFRPLKGTALITMEARLVFILVENFFGGDGRYHAKIEGREFTPTERRIIQMLLKLVFEDYKDAWAPVMDVGFEYLDSEVNPAMANIVSPTEVIVVSSFHIELDGGGGDFHVAMPYSMLEPIRELLDAGVQSDKGDTDVRWSKALRDEIMDVKVELKAKLLETELTLRDLMELKPGDIIPVEMPENLLVYVEDLPTFHAKMGRTKENVALKIVDKLKRPDGVKTEMHLVTRGGVRIDGEAELEELERSIEDKHS from the coding sequence GTGAGCGATCTGTTAAGTCAGGACGAAATTGATGCCCTGTTGCACGGTGTCGATGATGTCGAAGAGGAAGAGCTAGGCGCGGCCGGGGATCCCGGCATTGCCCAGTTCGATTTTTCCTCCCAGGACCGCATCGTCCGTGGCCGCATGCCGACCCTGGAGCTGGTGAACGAACGATTCGCCCGCCACATGCGCATCAGCCTGTTCAACATGATGCGGCGCACCGCCGAGGTCTCCATCAACGGCGTGCAGATGCTGAAGTTCGGCGAATACGTGCACACCCTGTTCGTGCCGACCAGCCTGAACATGGTGCGCTTCCGTCCGCTCAAGGGGACGGCGCTGATCACCATGGAGGCCCGCCTGGTGTTCATCCTGGTGGAGAACTTCTTCGGTGGCGACGGCCGCTACCACGCCAAGATCGAGGGGCGCGAGTTCACCCCCACCGAGCGGCGCATCATCCAGATGCTGCTCAAGCTGGTGTTCGAGGATTACAAGGACGCCTGGGCGCCGGTGATGGACGTCGGCTTCGAGTACCTCGACTCCGAGGTCAACCCGGCCATGGCGAACATCGTCAGCCCGACCGAGGTGATAGTGGTCAGCTCCTTCCACATCGAGCTGGATGGCGGCGGCGGTGACTTCCACGTAGCCATGCCCTACTCCATGCTGGAGCCCATCCGCGAGCTGCTCGATGCCGGGGTGCAGAGCGACAAGGGCGACACCGACGTGCGCTGGAGCAAGGCGCTGCGCGACGAGATCATGGACGTCAAGGTGGAGCTCAAGGCCAAGCTGCTGGAGACCGAGCTGACCCTGCGCGATCTGATGGAGCTGAAACCCGGCGACATCATCCCGGTGGAGATGCCGGAGAACCTGCTGGTCTACGTGGAGGATCTGCCGACCTTCCACGCCAAGATGGGGCGCACCAAGGAGAATGTGGCGCTCAAGATAGTCGACAAACTCAAGCGCCCTGACGGGGTCAAGACAGAGATGCATCTGGTGACCCGGGGCGGCGTACGCATCGATGGTGAGGCCGAGCTGGAAGAGCTCGAGCGCAGCATCGAAGACAAACACTCCTAA
- the fliG gene encoding flagellar motor switch protein FliG, whose product MPEDKKNQVTGNDITDVQRQILDQMAGMEMAAVLMLSLNEEDAAQIFRHLEPKQVQRLGMSMASMSDFSHDRVAAVHRQFIDDIQKYTNIGIGSEDFVRKALVAALGEDKASNLVDQIILGSGARGLDSLKWMDARQVASIIQNEHPQIQTIVLSYLEPEQSAEILSQFPEQVRLDLVMRIANLEEVQPAALQELNDIMEKQFAGAAGAQAAKMGGLKAAANIMNYLDTNIEGQLMDSIRESDEEMSQQIQDLMFVFENLIDVDDRGIQTLLREVPGDLLQRALKGSDDQMREKVFKNMSKRAAEMLADDLEAMGPIRVSEVEAAQKEILSTARRLADAGEIMLGAGGGEEFL is encoded by the coding sequence ATGCCTGAAGACAAGAAGAATCAAGTCACCGGTAACGACATTACCGACGTGCAGCGCCAGATCCTGGACCAGATGGCCGGGATGGAGATGGCGGCCGTGTTGATGCTGAGCCTCAACGAAGAGGATGCCGCCCAGATCTTCCGCCATCTGGAGCCCAAGCAGGTGCAGCGGCTCGGCATGTCGATGGCCTCCATGTCGGACTTCAGTCACGATCGGGTGGCGGCGGTGCATCGTCAATTTATCGACGACATCCAGAAATACACCAACATCGGCATCGGCAGCGAAGACTTCGTGCGCAAGGCCCTGGTGGCGGCGCTCGGCGAAGACAAGGCCAGCAACTTGGTGGATCAGATCATCCTGGGATCGGGGGCCCGCGGCCTCGACTCCCTCAAGTGGATGGATGCGCGCCAGGTGGCCAGCATCATCCAGAACGAACACCCGCAGATCCAGACTATAGTCCTCTCCTATCTGGAGCCGGAGCAGTCCGCCGAGATCCTGAGCCAGTTCCCGGAGCAGGTGCGGCTGGATCTGGTGATGCGCATCGCCAACCTGGAAGAGGTGCAACCTGCGGCGCTGCAGGAACTGAACGACATCATGGAGAAGCAGTTCGCCGGTGCGGCCGGGGCTCAGGCCGCCAAGATGGGTGGCCTCAAGGCCGCCGCCAACATCATGAACTACCTGGATACCAACATCGAAGGCCAGCTGATGGACTCCATCCGCGAGTCGGACGAGGAGATGAGCCAGCAGATCCAGGACTTGATGTTCGTGTTCGAGAACCTCATCGATGTGGACGATCGCGGCATCCAGACCCTGCTGCGGGAAGTGCCGGGGGATCTGCTGCAACGGGCCCTCAAGGGCTCGGACGATCAGATGCGCGAGAAGGTATTCAAGAACATGTCCAAGCGGGCCGCCGAGATGCTGGCGGACGATCTGGAGGCCATGGGGCCAATCCGAGTCTCCGAGGTCGAAGCCGCCCAGAAGGAGATCCTCTCCACCGCCCGCCGTCTGGCGGATGCGGGCGAGATCATGCTGGGTGCCGGCGGTGGCGAGGAGTTCCTCTAA
- a CDS encoding lipid-binding SYLF domain-containing protein, protein MKTQSWIVVATLVLASTPSHADWAKLKEAASDLGTAVSETGKEAWAGITDFSKATWESVSTWGADAYNKTGAWTKESAATGKEWLTAADKKLDTMLEPKTPTEARTALDTMADTALVRLFNEQPSAKLLFDKAYGYAVFDSRKFSLMIHTNQGSGVAVNRASGKHTYMKMFGAGMAAGFGGKFYQQVMLFETKQTFDNFVNKGWEATSEAGVVAGKESASLDGGYNGGMAIYQLGEQGLMYGVSITGSKYWIDEDLTQ, encoded by the coding sequence ATGAAGACCCAATCCTGGATAGTTGTCGCCACCCTGGTGCTGGCCTCTACCCCAAGCCATGCCGACTGGGCGAAGCTGAAGGAAGCCGCCTCCGATCTGGGGACCGCGGTGAGCGAGACCGGCAAGGAGGCGTGGGCGGGCATTACCGACTTCTCCAAGGCGACCTGGGAGTCGGTCTCCACCTGGGGGGCCGATGCCTACAACAAGACGGGGGCCTGGACGAAGGAGAGCGCGGCCACCGGCAAGGAGTGGCTGACCGCGGCAGACAAGAAGCTCGATACCATGCTGGAGCCCAAGACGCCGACCGAGGCGCGCACCGCGCTGGATACCATGGCCGACACCGCGCTGGTACGGCTGTTCAACGAGCAACCCTCGGCCAAGCTGTTGTTTGACAAGGCCTATGGCTATGCGGTGTTCGACTCGCGCAAGTTCTCCCTGATGATACACACCAACCAGGGATCCGGGGTGGCGGTCAACCGCGCGAGCGGCAAGCACACTTACATGAAGATGTTCGGGGCGGGCATGGCGGCCGGCTTCGGCGGCAAGTTCTATCAGCAGGTGATGTTGTTCGAGACCAAGCAGACCTTTGACAACTTCGTGAACAAGGGCTGGGAGGCGACCTCGGAGGCGGGCGTCGTGGCAGGCAAGGAGAGCGCATCGCTCGATGGCGGCTACAACGGCGGCATGGCCATCTACCAGCTTGGCGAGCAGGGTCTGATGTACGGCGTCAGCATCACCGGATCCAAATACTGGATCGACGAGGATCTGACCCAGTAA
- the fliF gene encoding flagellar basal-body MS-ring/collar protein FliF translates to MATDQNGDLLINNDGAAALDEHEQKSSALGFLSNTDVLRQITLILGLTICLAIAVFILLWGKEPEMRPLGTFSTQELVSTLDYLDQQKIPYQVEGKSVLVSAEKYADIRLGLTRAGLAGNNDVSNDGESILLKDSSFGVSQRMENERLKLSRERQLASAIEQFQNVAKAQVLLAIPKDNVFARNERKPSATVVLSLRGSALGQGEVDSIVDMVASAVHGLEPTRVTVTDQNGRLLNSGSQDPLSAQTRKEFAMQQKQELEYKQKIDAILIPVLGADNYTAEVDLSLDFSQQEQTRKTYNPDLPAVRSEMTVEENSANGGNGGVPGALSNQPPAASSIPQQATGADADASAASGRSRKEATRNFELDTTVSHIRRQQGGIRRMTVSVAVDYKAIPGADGAVTREARSQAEIDTLRRLLSGGLGFDVTRGDTLEVVAIPFNRPELEAVADMPLYEQPWFWRAVRIAASVLVIIVLIVTVVRPMLKRLLYPDARPEGELDFDNHTVLGGDDELSLLAAQAEAEPVFGVRDGHLKLPDLHRDEDLLKAVRALVANEPDLAAQVIKEWVTNRDA, encoded by the coding sequence GTGGCTACTGATCAAAACGGCGATCTGCTGATCAACAACGACGGGGCGGCAGCCCTCGATGAGCACGAGCAGAAGAGCTCGGCGCTGGGCTTCCTGTCCAACACCGACGTGCTGCGGCAGATCACCCTGATCCTGGGGCTGACCATCTGTCTGGCCATCGCCGTCTTCATCCTGTTGTGGGGCAAGGAGCCGGAGATGCGTCCGCTCGGCACCTTCAGCACCCAGGAGCTGGTCTCCACCCTCGACTATCTGGATCAACAGAAGATCCCCTATCAGGTCGAGGGCAAGAGCGTGTTGGTCAGCGCCGAGAAATATGCGGACATCCGGCTGGGCCTGACCCGTGCCGGTCTGGCCGGCAACAATGATGTCAGCAACGATGGCGAGTCCATCCTGCTCAAGGACTCCAGCTTCGGCGTCAGCCAGCGCATGGAGAACGAGCGCCTCAAGCTCAGCCGCGAGCGCCAGCTGGCCAGCGCCATCGAACAGTTCCAGAACGTGGCCAAGGCCCAGGTGCTGCTGGCCATTCCCAAGGACAACGTGTTCGCCCGCAACGAGCGCAAACCCAGCGCCACCGTGGTGCTGAGCCTGAGAGGCAGCGCCCTCGGTCAGGGGGAAGTGGACTCCATCGTCGACATGGTGGCCTCCGCCGTGCACGGTCTGGAGCCGACCCGCGTCACCGTCACCGATCAGAACGGGCGCCTGCTCAACTCCGGCTCCCAGGATCCGCTCTCGGCCCAGACCCGCAAAGAGTTTGCGATGCAGCAGAAGCAGGAGCTGGAGTACAAACAAAAAATTGACGCCATCCTGATCCCGGTATTGGGGGCCGACAACTACACGGCGGAGGTGGATCTCTCCCTCGACTTCTCCCAGCAGGAGCAGACCCGCAAGACCTACAACCCGGACTTGCCGGCCGTGCGCTCCGAGATGACCGTCGAGGAGAACAGCGCCAACGGCGGCAATGGCGGTGTGCCTGGCGCGCTCTCCAACCAGCCACCGGCCGCCTCCAGCATTCCCCAGCAGGCGACCGGCGCCGATGCCGACGCGAGCGCGGCGAGTGGCCGCTCCCGCAAGGAGGCGACCCGCAACTTCGAACTGGACACCACTGTCAGTCACATCCGGCGCCAGCAGGGCGGCATTCGCCGCATGACGGTGTCGGTGGCGGTGGATTACAAGGCCATCCCCGGCGCCGACGGAGCCGTCACCCGGGAGGCCCGCAGCCAGGCCGAGATCGACACCCTGCGCCGGCTGCTCAGCGGTGGCCTCGGCTTCGACGTGACCCGGGGGGACACCCTGGAGGTGGTCGCCATCCCGTTCAACCGCCCCGAGCTGGAAGCCGTGGCCGACATGCCGCTCTACGAGCAGCCCTGGTTCTGGCGCGCGGTGCGCATCGCCGCCTCCGTGCTGGTCATCATAGTGCTGATCGTCACCGTGGTGCGGCCCATGCTCAAGCGCCTGCTCTACCCGGATGCGAGACCGGAAGGGGAGCTGGACTTCGACAACCACACAGTGCTGGGTGGGGATGACGAACTCAGTCTGCTGGCGGCGCAAGCCGAGGCCGAACCCGTGTTCGGGGTGCGCGACGGTCACCTGAAGCTGCCGGATCTGCACCGGGATGAAGACTTGCTCAAGGCGGTGCGTGCGCTGGTGGCGAATGAACCGGATCTGGCCGCTCAGGTCATTAAAGAATGGGTAACGAACAGAGATGCCTGA
- the fliJ gene encoding flagellar export protein FliJ has protein sequence MSKGLELLAGRLVEAEQQAALALAKAQQDLKLFMDQQNALNQYRQIYHQQWTDRGLQGITPQQNSQYHAFINKLENAATQQYQGVLQVREALAQCRTDWLEAQQRRKAVELLLDKQAGRARQKAQRQEQKMLDDYAILRRYHHSGL, from the coding sequence ATGAGTAAAGGATTGGAGTTGCTGGCCGGACGGCTGGTGGAGGCCGAGCAGCAGGCCGCCCTGGCGTTGGCCAAGGCCCAGCAGGATCTGAAGCTCTTCATGGATCAGCAGAACGCGCTCAACCAGTACCGCCAGATCTATCACCAGCAGTGGACCGACCGTGGCCTGCAGGGGATCACCCCCCAGCAGAACAGCCAGTATCACGCCTTCATCAACAAGCTGGAGAATGCGGCGACCCAGCAGTACCAAGGGGTGCTGCAGGTGCGCGAGGCACTGGCCCAGTGCCGCACCGACTGGCTGGAGGCCCAGCAGCGGCGCAAGGCCGTCGAGCTGCTGCTCGACAAACAGGCGGGGCGCGCGCGCCAGAAGGCCCAGCGTCAGGAGCAGAAGATGCTGGATGATTACGCCATCTTGCGGCGTTATCACCATTCTGGCCTGTAA
- the fliE gene encoding flagellar hook-basal body complex protein FliE, with amino-acid sequence MEISASSLMQEMQALKVEAGATPLSQPGRQVNSDFGQMLQQALNNVNELQGGANDLRTRFDMGDKSVDLSEVMIAGQKSSIAFEATVQVRNKMVDAYKTIMNMPV; translated from the coding sequence ATGGAAATAAGTGCAAGCAGCCTGATGCAAGAGATGCAGGCGCTCAAGGTCGAAGCCGGCGCCACGCCGCTGAGCCAGCCCGGTCGTCAGGTCAATTCGGATTTTGGCCAGATGCTGCAACAGGCCCTCAACAACGTCAACGAGCTGCAGGGTGGCGCCAACGATCTGCGCACCCGCTTCGACATGGGTGACAAGTCGGTGGACCTGTCCGAGGTGATGATCGCCGGGCAGAAATCCTCCATCGCCTTCGAGGCGACGGTGCAGGTGCGTAACAAGATGGTCGATGCCTACAAGACCATCATGAACATGCCGGTATAA